The following are from one region of the Pseudodesulfovibrio piezophilus C1TLV30 genome:
- a CDS encoding AsmA family protein produces MKIFKRFAVLLAEIFAFGVMAIAALLLWASYYVDTDEFRSQFIASVEQYIGQPISLHGELNIALYPTLSLEILGLALDGPPEMGEVPLVELDTVHLSVRLLPLFDKRIEIRTIVVEGMNVHVVKRRNGEFNYQALLAKQRNRSSNNVSVDGKAFTVSLSGLEVVGALFDYWDVQTDDRLVLSEMALRTGTIKKGVPVPFTAKSALIWEAGDLKSHVTLQGFLHLGEAEEHFRLDGATLTASFEGGFLPQGAHPGELTANVSVDFDESKLKLDKLHVRFLGLEGEGNLETDNWTHDLRGFGHFRILPFAFDSTLQRYLPEYTLPLGKENQLADFSTDFEVNEAGFIMDGAVFTLADQVIKGDLGIHSFSHPWFSFDLEANTIDFDSYIPRDREGGRESVIWENIPIKELSSLAAKGQFSLEQGTIEGHSLRGLKLKLDTTQADLSAVFSASCDSYESLEANFKFHINPKFEQKRLMVGGEGDVVISSDERGFPFLETSSLKIGGQGALKAAFTLETAEYGLAEPIVNALQHLQGTVDFLQKAGTGALMHKSKVHLLRYSDMNGTLSFRPKEAHKEDSLLLDTRFSFRESGQTPKTFRLQGGGPVSLSLKDFIFRSNNLKMSGDTSGIFLSDSPDQVSFKGTMAFDSNKGISSLHKVTLQGLGATLSGDINFIDSKAATKTQGLFHLSVGDFRKILSILLGHPVQIADEKILKKMVLKGDFVVEDERFALNNIEGEVDDIPLSGMISGKGYISPSLSFSLKAGDFDLDKYLSLSSESPIEGKLDGSDHDSSPVALPLGFLRQLDGQGEIFFESFKLADVLAQNLEARLQARNGVIHISEISGQLHGGLVSGDWTGRAGKILETHLKLRVEKMQVGPLLEDMAGRDYVRGTTALDFDLTSSGRTDSDIVLNLNGKAWGEIREGSFKFTGYDTSTKPTQPESSRYDKQPAEAKLRRTIFKKAFAFFSVRDGVFTIDDYKLEAPPLLESKGTGQFSLPANTINVSIQNDFVAIPSVTINIVGKLSDPEVKVPTVKSLNETVLNILTLPEKSFKFLRDLFK; encoded by the coding sequence GTGAAAATATTCAAGCGATTTGCTGTCCTTCTTGCCGAGATTTTTGCTTTCGGAGTTATGGCGATTGCAGCTCTTTTATTATGGGCATCGTACTATGTTGATACTGATGAATTTCGATCTCAGTTTATCGCTTCTGTTGAGCAGTATATTGGTCAACCTATATCTCTCCATGGTGAATTGAATATAGCCCTATACCCAACTCTTTCTCTAGAAATTCTTGGTTTGGCTCTTGATGGACCTCCTGAAATGGGTGAAGTTCCGCTTGTCGAGTTGGATACGGTTCATCTGAGCGTTCGACTTTTACCATTATTCGACAAGCGTATAGAGATAAGGACTATTGTCGTTGAGGGGATGAACGTCCATGTTGTCAAAAGGCGCAATGGCGAATTCAACTATCAGGCTCTCCTAGCGAAACAACGAAATCGTAGCTCTAATAACGTGTCAGTTGATGGGAAAGCATTTACTGTTTCTCTCAGTGGTTTGGAAGTCGTAGGAGCTCTGTTTGACTACTGGGACGTTCAAACGGATGACAGACTTGTTCTGAGTGAAATGGCTCTCAGAACCGGTACAATCAAAAAGGGTGTTCCTGTTCCTTTTACTGCAAAGAGTGCTCTTATTTGGGAAGCGGGAGACCTGAAATCACATGTTACTTTGCAAGGTTTTCTTCATCTTGGAGAAGCCGAGGAGCATTTTCGACTCGATGGCGCCACTCTTACAGCTTCGTTTGAGGGTGGATTTCTTCCTCAAGGAGCACATCCTGGAGAGTTGACCGCGAATGTGAGTGTGGATTTTGATGAGTCAAAATTGAAGTTGGATAAACTGCATGTGCGGTTTCTCGGCTTAGAAGGAGAAGGGAATCTCGAGACTGATAATTGGACTCACGATCTGAGAGGATTCGGGCATTTTCGGATTTTACCATTTGCTTTCGACTCGACCCTTCAGCGTTATCTTCCTGAATATACACTTCCTTTGGGCAAAGAAAATCAACTCGCTGATTTCAGTACGGATTTTGAGGTGAATGAAGCTGGATTCATCATGGATGGTGCTGTGTTCACCTTGGCAGATCAAGTCATAAAGGGCGATTTGGGTATACACTCCTTTTCTCATCCTTGGTTTTCCTTCGACCTGGAAGCGAATACTATTGATTTCGATAGCTATATACCTCGAGATAGGGAGGGTGGCAGAGAGAGTGTTATATGGGAAAATATTCCAATAAAGGAGCTTTCTTCCTTGGCTGCAAAAGGCCAGTTTTCTTTGGAGCAGGGGACAATCGAGGGACACTCTCTCCGTGGTCTCAAATTAAAACTCGATACGACGCAAGCCGATTTATCTGCTGTTTTTAGTGCTTCATGTGATTCGTATGAATCTCTTGAAGCAAACTTCAAATTCCATATCAATCCGAAATTTGAGCAAAAAAGACTTATGGTTGGCGGTGAAGGGGACGTTGTCATCTCTTCAGACGAGAGAGGATTTCCATTTTTGGAGACCTCTTCGCTTAAAATAGGTGGGCAGGGAGCTCTCAAGGCTGCGTTCACTTTGGAGACTGCGGAGTATGGCCTTGCTGAACCAATTGTAAATGCTTTGCAACATCTTCAAGGCACTGTTGACTTTTTACAGAAGGCCGGGACCGGAGCTTTGATGCATAAAAGCAAGGTCCACCTCCTGCGGTATTCTGATATGAATGGAACTTTAAGTTTCAGACCAAAGGAAGCTCACAAAGAGGACTCTCTCCTGTTGGATACCCGTTTTTCATTTCGGGAATCAGGACAGACTCCTAAAACATTTCGACTTCAGGGAGGAGGGCCTGTTTCTCTTTCTCTGAAGGATTTTATTTTTCGAAGTAATAATCTTAAAATGTCTGGTGATACTTCCGGCATATTCCTATCCGATTCTCCAGATCAGGTTTCCTTCAAAGGGACAATGGCCTTTGATTCTAATAAGGGAATAAGTTCACTTCATAAAGTGACTCTCCAGGGGCTTGGAGCGACATTGTCTGGGGATATTAATTTTATTGATTCGAAGGCCGCCACCAAAACCCAAGGTCTGTTTCATCTTTCGGTAGGGGATTTTCGTAAGATTCTTTCCATTTTATTGGGACATCCAGTTCAGATTGCTGATGAAAAAATTTTAAAAAAGATGGTGTTGAAGGGGGATTTTGTCGTAGAAGACGAGAGATTTGCTCTTAATAACATTGAAGGTGAAGTTGACGATATTCCTCTCAGTGGCATGATCTCCGGAAAGGGGTACATAAGTCCTTCATTGTCTTTTTCACTTAAGGCTGGCGATTTTGACCTGGATAAGTACTTATCACTTTCAAGTGAGTCTCCCATTGAGGGAAAACTTGATGGGAGTGATCATGACTCTTCCCCGGTTGCTTTACCGCTGGGCTTTTTGCGTCAGCTGGATGGTCAGGGGGAAATATTTTTCGAAAGTTTTAAGTTGGCAGATGTTCTCGCTCAGAATTTGGAGGCACGTCTTCAGGCGCGAAATGGGGTGATCCATATTTCCGAGATATCGGGTCAACTTCATGGCGGTCTTGTGTCTGGAGATTGGACAGGGCGTGCTGGCAAGATCCTTGAGACTCATCTGAAATTACGGGTTGAAAAGATGCAAGTCGGACCTTTGCTGGAAGATATGGCGGGGCGGGATTATGTACGTGGAACAACTGCGCTGGATTTTGATTTGACGAGTTCAGGCAGGACAGACAGTGACATTGTTCTTAACCTGAATGGAAAGGCTTGGGGAGAAATACGGGAAGGCTCTTTCAAATTTACTGGGTATGATACTTCCACCAAACCGACTCAACCGGAGTCGTCCCGTTATGATAAACAACCGGCTGAAGCAAAGTTGCGAAGGACAATTTTTAAGAAAGCTTTTGCCTTCTTTTCAGTCCGAGATGGGGTCTTCACTATTGACGACTATAAGTTGGAAGCCCCCCCTCTGCTTGAATCCAAAGGGACAGGCCAATTCAGTCTGCCGGCTAATACCATCAATGTATCCATACAAAATGATTTTGTCGCGATTCCAAGTGTGACAATCAACATTGTCGGAAAACTTTCTGACCCTGAAGTTAAAGTGCCAACAGTGAAGAGCCTCAATGAAACCGTCTTGAATATTTTGACCTTACCTGAAAAATCCTTCAAATTTTTACGGGATTTATTTAAATAA
- the lpxD gene encoding UDP-3-O-(3-hydroxymyristoyl)glucosamine N-acyltransferase — translation MKILLSALAEKLGLEFSGEDFEIVGVNTLEKAGPDELSFLVNPKYAPQMEKTRAGCVLTSGSYVGKTERTLLSSNVYMDLARVVDLFAEVQGCFEGVSELAYIHPDATVDESVTVYPFVFVGAQAHIGAGTVLFSGSYVGEKTVIGCDCIVYPNAVVMGGLELGDNVILQPGAVLGGDGYGFAQTAAGHMKIPQIGNVVVEDNVEIGSNSAIDRAALDTTRIGMGTKIDNLVQVGHNVEIGQHCLVIGQVGIGGSTKIGNGVVLAGQVGVADNAQIGDGAMVGAQSGVSGNVEPGSKLAGSPVMPAGTFLKAAGVCLPKLPELFKRVKKLEKELESLRSSRSGGDFYE, via the coding sequence ATGAAGATTCTCTTGTCGGCATTAGCCGAAAAGCTGGGATTGGAATTTTCTGGTGAGGATTTTGAAATTGTCGGAGTGAACACCCTTGAAAAAGCGGGACCCGATGAATTATCTTTTCTGGTGAATCCCAAATATGCCCCTCAAATGGAAAAAACTCGAGCCGGATGTGTCCTCACTTCCGGCTCGTATGTTGGCAAGACAGAACGGACTCTGCTCAGTTCGAATGTCTATATGGACCTTGCTCGGGTAGTTGATTTATTTGCTGAAGTTCAGGGCTGTTTTGAAGGCGTCAGTGAACTCGCTTACATTCACCCTGATGCCACCGTTGATGAATCCGTAACAGTCTATCCTTTTGTCTTTGTTGGAGCTCAAGCTCATATTGGAGCTGGGACAGTCCTCTTCTCCGGAAGTTATGTCGGGGAGAAAACAGTTATTGGATGTGATTGCATTGTCTACCCTAATGCTGTCGTCATGGGGGGGCTTGAGTTGGGGGATAATGTTATCCTGCAGCCTGGAGCAGTTCTTGGTGGCGACGGGTATGGTTTTGCACAGACAGCTGCCGGGCATATGAAAATACCCCAGATAGGCAATGTTGTGGTTGAGGATAATGTTGAGATTGGATCGAACTCTGCTATCGATAGAGCTGCACTCGACACAACTCGCATTGGAATGGGGACAAAAATTGATAACCTCGTGCAGGTTGGGCACAATGTCGAAATTGGCCAGCACTGTTTGGTTATTGGGCAGGTTGGTATTGGCGGAAGTACCAAGATAGGCAATGGAGTGGTCCTTGCCGGTCAAGTTGGCGTCGCTGATAATGCTCAAATTGGCGATGGGGCAATGGTCGGGGCTCAAAGCGGTGTCTCAGGGAATGTTGAACCTGGCAGCAAGCTTGCCGGTTCTCCTGTGATGCCTGCGGGAACTTTTCTTAAAGCTGCCGGTGTCTGTCTGCCAAAACTCCCGGAACTTTTTAAGCGGGTCAAGAAACTTGAGAAAGAGTTGGAATCATTGAGATCCAGTCGTTCAGGTGGGGATTTTTATGAATAA
- a CDS encoding OmpH family outer membrane protein, whose amino-acid sequence MKKVFFLSVILTLLLSVSAFAQGKVGVVSLQYVIVNCDYGKAMAEKMKAKFEPMQKNIEKDATELKKLESELKNQDIALKLEAKQDKQREYRRKVRDHQDSVVAFRQKIQAESQKEQQPILERVQKVINEYGKAKGYEMILESSGGVLYAGDGIDITDAIVTELNKLKKAGK is encoded by the coding sequence ATGAAAAAAGTGTTCTTTCTCTCAGTCATCTTGACTCTTTTGCTCAGTGTATCAGCTTTCGCACAGGGTAAAGTTGGAGTCGTCAGTCTTCAGTATGTTATTGTAAACTGCGACTACGGAAAGGCTATGGCTGAAAAAATGAAGGCCAAATTTGAGCCCATGCAGAAAAATATTGAAAAAGATGCGACTGAGCTAAAAAAACTTGAATCAGAGCTGAAGAATCAAGATATCGCTTTGAAGCTTGAGGCAAAGCAGGATAAGCAGCGTGAATATCGTCGTAAGGTACGTGACCATCAGGACAGCGTTGTTGCTTTTCGCCAAAAAATTCAAGCTGAATCTCAGAAAGAACAGCAGCCTATTCTTGAAAGAGTACAAAAAGTTATCAATGAGTATGGCAAGGCAAAAGGTTATGAGATGATCCTCGAGTCTTCTGGGGGAGTTTTGTATGCGGGTGATGGTATCGATATCACTGATGCGATTGTCACTGAGTTGAATAAGCTCAAAAAGGCCGGTAAGTAG
- a CDS encoding LpxI family protein — protein sequence MAGDRNTIGLIAGGKQFPVLVAQGVKERGDKLVIVGFTGHTNMDVVPYADVWEEMKLGKLKKMIAYFQKNGVQKIIMAGTINKPKVMDVRHLDMKALKLVFKQKNKGDSAILGILAEEFEREGMPVLPAHEYLPGLLTPAGIMTQKAPDEREWDDLRFAWGIGKELGKMDIGQCVVVREGIVSAVEALEGTDVTIRRGCELGGKGCVVLKVFKPGQQEQIDLPSLGLDTIKTMAAGGATCLGIEAEKSLFFDRSEAIRYADLHGISIVGITPEQFTS from the coding sequence ATGGCAGGAGATAGGAATACTATTGGGTTGATCGCAGGGGGCAAGCAGTTTCCTGTTCTAGTCGCTCAAGGAGTCAAAGAGCGAGGCGATAAACTTGTGATAGTCGGTTTTACGGGACACACCAATATGGATGTTGTCCCGTATGCTGATGTCTGGGAAGAAATGAAGCTCGGCAAGCTTAAGAAAATGATTGCCTATTTTCAAAAGAACGGCGTTCAAAAGATTATTATGGCTGGTACCATAAATAAACCGAAAGTCATGGATGTCCGCCATCTTGACATGAAAGCGCTCAAACTTGTTTTCAAACAGAAAAACAAGGGTGATTCTGCTATCCTGGGGATTCTGGCAGAAGAATTTGAACGTGAGGGGATGCCTGTTTTGCCTGCTCACGAGTATCTTCCTGGGCTCCTGACTCCAGCTGGTATCATGACTCAAAAAGCGCCTGACGAACGAGAGTGGGATGATCTTCGATTTGCTTGGGGAATCGGGAAAGAGCTTGGGAAAATGGATATAGGTCAATGTGTTGTGGTACGTGAAGGTATTGTTTCTGCTGTTGAAGCTCTTGAAGGGACAGATGTCACAATTCGTCGCGGGTGTGAACTTGGTGGCAAAGGATGTGTCGTCCTCAAGGTTTTCAAACCAGGCCAGCAAGAGCAGATAGATTTGCCGAGTTTGGGACTCGATACTATCAAAACCATGGCAGCAGGAGGGGCTACCTGCCTTGGGATTGAAGCCGAAAAAAGTTTGTTTTTTGATCGCAGTGAAGCCATTCGCTACGCAGATTTGCACGGGATATCCATTGTTGGAATAACTCCGGAACAATTTACTTCATAA
- a CDS encoding damage-control phosphatase ARMT1 family protein translates to MKTSLDCVPCFFRMALQEARLARPNENALHQDIIMTWSKMLPELDLSVPPPVIASHLSALIKKKTGCGDLYKDDKFKANQRVLALLPSLKKKIDAERDAPNGDPLGLALELAIVGNYIDRGIDLDVDWEAELNSLAGGINPQIFFEFRQKAVAGGQVLILGDNTGEIVLDMLLVEELQSMGCHVTYAVRSQPVINDATLEDAQFVGMTRLCDVVESGVDTPGTVVDRCLPDFLQRMQDADLILAKGQGNFESLEGVWPGIYCAFKVKCQRVADDSGLPFGRSAFCLTSVEGVGHRDGPGGVD, encoded by the coding sequence ATGAAAACATCCCTAGATTGTGTTCCCTGTTTTTTCAGGATGGCTTTGCAAGAAGCCCGTCTCGCTCGTCCAAATGAGAACGCTCTACACCAAGATATTATCATGACTTGGAGTAAAATGTTACCTGAATTGGATTTGAGCGTCCCTCCCCCCGTTATCGCGAGCCATTTGTCTGCCCTGATTAAAAAGAAAACAGGCTGTGGTGATTTATACAAAGACGATAAATTTAAAGCGAACCAGCGCGTACTTGCATTATTACCTTCTTTGAAAAAAAAGATTGATGCTGAGAGAGATGCGCCGAATGGTGATCCTTTGGGTTTGGCTCTTGAGTTAGCTATTGTCGGAAATTATATCGACCGTGGCATAGACCTTGATGTTGACTGGGAAGCCGAATTGAATTCTCTGGCTGGTGGCATTAATCCTCAAATTTTTTTCGAGTTCAGACAGAAGGCCGTTGCCGGAGGCCAGGTTCTTATACTTGGTGACAATACCGGTGAAATCGTTCTGGACATGTTGCTGGTGGAAGAGTTGCAGAGCATGGGGTGTCATGTGACATATGCAGTCCGTTCTCAGCCGGTTATAAACGATGCGACTCTTGAGGATGCTCAATTTGTCGGCATGACGCGACTTTGTGATGTTGTCGAGAGTGGGGTCGATACCCCTGGAACTGTTGTTGACCGGTGCCTTCCGGATTTCTTACAACGGATGCAAGATGCGGATCTCATATTAGCCAAAGGTCAGGGGAATTTTGAATCACTGGAGGGGGTCTGGCCTGGGATCTATTGTGCTTTCAAGGTAAAATGCCAACGGGTCGCTGACGACTCGGGACTTCCTTTCGGGCGATCAGCCTTTTGTCTTACCAGTGTGGAGGGAGTGGGACACCGAGATGGTCCAGGCGGTGTGGATTAG
- the fabZ gene encoding 3-hydroxyacyl-ACP dehydratase FabZ — translation MNNEKIMDIRQIMEMLPHRYPFLLVDRILEIEPGVRLKAYKNVTMNENFFQGHFPGLPVMPGVLQLEALAQAGGAFVINSFDEPLHDKVFLFTGLNKVKFRRPVVPGDQLVLNVYYERHKLNIWRMRGIAEVDGQVTAQGEFSAAIADKGDM, via the coding sequence ATGAATAATGAAAAGATTATGGATATCAGGCAAATAATGGAAATGTTGCCTCATAGATATCCTTTTCTCTTGGTTGATCGAATTCTTGAGATCGAACCTGGGGTGCGCCTCAAGGCTTATAAAAATGTCACGATGAATGAAAATTTTTTTCAAGGACATTTTCCTGGATTGCCTGTCATGCCTGGAGTTCTTCAGTTAGAAGCTCTGGCGCAAGCTGGGGGCGCTTTTGTTATAAACTCCTTTGATGAGCCGCTGCATGACAAAGTCTTTCTCTTTACAGGGTTGAATAAAGTTAAATTTCGGCGACCTGTTGTTCCAGGTGATCAACTTGTTTTGAATGTTTACTACGAAAGACATAAATTAAATATATGGCGTATGCGCGGTATTGCCGAGGTCGATGGGCAGGTCACTGCTCAGGGAGAATTCTCAGCCGCCATAGCCGATAAAGGGGATATGTAG
- the bamA gene encoding outer membrane protein assembly factor BamA, producing the protein MALQAGAGFSVYGTLNQIGDDLTLDARLVDSYEQKPGKKITVKEQGLINLLPAVDGLVDRMKMDLLRLDIIAEVDVEGTKVLDKDVVLMRLTLQKGDMLTAKAVNTALKNIYDLGYFDDVEVKVDTVPDGKKVLFVVEEKPRIQALGVRGADAIDSEDIIEAVSTKKGGVVNPKVLADDIRVIREMYRKEGYYKANVTHEIETAGTGVARLTYIIDEGPKLYIQNVLIDGAKQLDPDDIKKVLALSERGMFSWISNSGVLKEELLNRDAAAIQAYYKSRGFIDVKVGQPEVEIKEDGIDVIYQVWEGDRYKMRNILFKGDLIDDEAVLAGQTKVGSVKEGDGYFDQSLLKSDVDALTNYYNNYGYAYADVQVNLKDDPETKTVDVVYSITKHQRVHIRRVLLEGNTVTRDNVILREMRLADGDMFSGDDLRRSHELLNRLGYFEKVDIAPLPTGDPEEMDLVVKVKDKPTGNIGGGVGYSTYDSVYLGANISEANLFGKGYSASLNGGFSSSKTVFTLNFTNPHLDDTDIGLGIEAHRKDEDYDDYDKTSTGMTTTFTYPIGEYSKFSWDYTADYYVLDEISDDASDTVKDDAGSHFLSQIGLTVGRDTRDSYRFTTTGTKVGFGVRFGGGPLGGTDDFVKYTGSHEWWTPALEKVVFHSKVWAGFLHKNFGGSSIPAAERFELGGVGSIRGYSNYDITPLDSDESSEGGTKAFYINLELKRLLSKEYGINSLLFFDAGNSWKEDEMIFSSPMREGTKPSLGLYKSVGAGLSWYSPMGPIGVVYGYGLDRLGTSGRHKVELLMGQQF; encoded by the coding sequence TTGGCTTTGCAAGCTGGAGCCGGTTTTTCAGTATATGGAACTTTAAATCAAATAGGTGATGATCTCACATTGGATGCCAGGCTGGTCGATTCATACGAACAAAAGCCTGGTAAGAAGATTACCGTGAAAGAACAAGGCCTCATCAATCTTCTGCCTGCAGTTGACGGGCTTGTAGACCGCATGAAAATGGATCTTTTGAGGTTGGATATTATTGCAGAGGTGGATGTTGAAGGAACAAAGGTTCTGGATAAAGATGTTGTCTTGATGCGTCTTACTTTGCAGAAAGGCGACATGCTTACGGCCAAGGCTGTCAATACTGCTTTAAAAAATATTTATGATCTTGGTTATTTCGATGATGTTGAGGTTAAAGTTGATACAGTCCCGGATGGGAAGAAAGTCCTCTTTGTGGTTGAAGAGAAGCCTCGTATTCAGGCATTAGGCGTGCGAGGGGCGGATGCTATCGACTCAGAAGATATCATTGAAGCTGTCTCCACTAAAAAAGGTGGAGTCGTAAACCCGAAAGTGCTCGCTGATGATATACGTGTCATTCGAGAAATGTATCGCAAAGAAGGTTATTATAAAGCGAATGTGACCCACGAAATCGAGACTGCCGGAACCGGCGTTGCTCGGTTGACCTATATCATTGATGAAGGGCCCAAGCTTTATATTCAGAATGTCTTAATTGACGGGGCAAAACAGCTCGACCCGGATGATATCAAAAAGGTGCTCGCTCTTTCTGAGCGTGGCATGTTTTCCTGGATATCAAATTCAGGTGTTTTGAAAGAAGAACTTTTAAATCGTGATGCGGCAGCTATTCAAGCATATTACAAAAGCCGTGGATTTATTGATGTCAAAGTCGGTCAGCCTGAAGTTGAAATTAAAGAAGATGGTATTGATGTCATCTATCAGGTTTGGGAAGGGGATCGCTATAAAATGAGAAATATCCTTTTTAAAGGTGATCTCATAGATGACGAAGCGGTGCTGGCAGGACAGACTAAAGTTGGGTCGGTCAAGGAAGGTGATGGATACTTTGACCAGTCCTTGTTGAAAAGTGATGTTGATGCTCTGACTAATTATTATAATAATTATGGCTATGCGTACGCTGATGTTCAAGTCAACCTCAAAGATGATCCTGAAACCAAGACTGTTGATGTTGTTTATTCCATAACCAAACATCAACGTGTTCATATTCGCCGTGTGCTTTTGGAAGGCAATACTGTTACGCGCGATAATGTTATTTTGCGTGAAATGCGGCTAGCTGATGGAGATATGTTCAGCGGTGATGATTTGCGGCGCTCTCATGAGTTGTTGAACCGTCTTGGATATTTTGAGAAGGTTGACATAGCTCCTTTACCAACAGGTGATCCCGAAGAAATGGATCTCGTTGTCAAAGTCAAGGACAAGCCTACGGGAAATATTGGTGGTGGTGTAGGGTATTCTACTTATGACAGTGTCTATCTTGGTGCCAATATCTCTGAGGCTAATCTGTTCGGTAAAGGATATAGTGCCAGTTTGAATGGTGGGTTTAGTTCATCAAAGACTGTTTTTACTTTGAATTTTACCAATCCCCATCTTGATGACACGGATATAGGCTTGGGAATCGAGGCTCATCGTAAGGATGAAGATTATGATGATTACGATAAAACCTCTACAGGCATGACGACGACCTTTACATATCCGATTGGTGAATATTCAAAATTTTCGTGGGACTACACCGCAGACTATTATGTCCTTGACGAGATTTCTGATGATGCCTCTGACACTGTGAAAGATGATGCAGGGTCGCACTTCCTGAGCCAGATAGGTCTCACTGTAGGACGCGATACGCGTGATAGTTACCGCTTTACAACAACTGGAACCAAAGTTGGTTTTGGTGTCCGTTTTGGTGGAGGCCCTCTTGGTGGTACCGATGATTTTGTCAAATACACTGGGTCTCACGAATGGTGGACGCCTGCGCTGGAAAAGGTGGTTTTCCATAGTAAAGTTTGGGCGGGATTTCTTCATAAGAACTTTGGAGGATCATCCATACCTGCGGCTGAGAGGTTTGAGTTGGGAGGAGTCGGCTCGATTCGCGGATATTCAAACTATGATATTACCCCTCTTGATTCGGACGAGTCCTCAGAAGGTGGAACAAAAGCATTTTATATCAATCTTGAGCTGAAGAGACTGCTCAGTAAAGAGTACGGCATCAATTCTTTGTTGTTCTTTGATGCTGGTAACTCATGGAAAGAAGATGAGATGATTTTCTCTTCTCCCATGCGTGAAGGGACGAAACCTTCTCTGGGATTGTATAAAAGTGTTGGTGCAGGTTTGAGTTGGTACTCTCCCATGGGGCCGATCGGAGTCGTTTATGGCTATGGGTTGGATAGACTCGGAACGAGTGGACGCCATAAGGTCGAACTTTTGATGGGACAGCAATTTTAA
- the lpxA gene encoding acyl-ACP--UDP-N-acetylglucosamine O-acyltransferase, which produces MSTDIHSTAVVSPSAQIGVDVRIGPYVVVGDEAIIGDGTFLESHVVIKDYTELGSNNHVHPHAVLGGEPQHTAYKGETTYTRLGDNNQIRECVTIHRGTAQGAGETTIGSNCMFMAYAHIAHDCVVGDNVIMANAVNLAGHVEVGRNVIISGMSAVQQFIRIGEYAFLGGASGYKLDVPPFMLAHGVRGMLFGPNLIGLKRNGFDSTACKALKKAYKIIFRSGLKRESGLEKVEQEIQGIPQVDRLLEFIRESKNGVTPDHKQRHCSSDS; this is translated from the coding sequence GTGTCTACTGATATCCATTCCACTGCGGTGGTTTCTCCATCTGCTCAAATAGGTGTCGATGTACGGATCGGGCCTTACGTTGTCGTAGGGGATGAAGCCATCATCGGAGACGGGACTTTCCTTGAGTCTCACGTTGTGATCAAAGATTACACTGAGTTGGGATCAAATAACCATGTCCACCCTCATGCGGTACTTGGAGGGGAACCTCAGCATACAGCTTATAAGGGCGAAACAACGTATACTCGGCTTGGTGACAATAACCAGATTCGTGAATGTGTTACTATTCATCGAGGTACAGCCCAAGGAGCAGGGGAAACAACTATTGGTTCCAACTGCATGTTCATGGCTTATGCTCATATAGCACACGATTGCGTTGTTGGGGATAATGTCATCATGGCCAATGCTGTGAATCTGGCCGGTCATGTTGAAGTTGGTAGAAATGTTATTATTAGTGGAATGTCTGCCGTGCAGCAATTTATCCGCATTGGTGAATATGCCTTTCTTGGTGGTGCGAGTGGATATAAGCTTGACGTTCCACCTTTTATGCTGGCTCATGGCGTTCGTGGGATGCTATTCGGGCCCAATCTCATTGGGTTAAAAAGAAATGGATTTGATTCCACAGCCTGTAAGGCCTTGAAAAAAGCTTATAAAATTATATTTCGATCTGGACTCAAAAGAGAATCCGGGCTTGAGAAAGTCGAACAAGAGATTCAAGGAATTCCTCAGGTTGATAGGCTCCTTGAATTCATTCGTGAGAGCAAGAATGGCGTGACTCCTGATCATAAACAGCGCCACTGTAGTTCTGATTCATAA